From Salvia splendens isolate huo1 unplaced genomic scaffold, SspV2 ctg1139, whole genome shotgun sequence, one genomic window encodes:
- the LOC121788763 gene encoding protein MOR1-like isoform X1 has translation MVFHVKISVKRLPPLLKGLEGSDLKVRLESIESVTKILEEANKPILPAGTGDLFGALKGRPHDSNNIFFIIATLSTIGALTTTMDCQLRSQARDLFKWLSRRQLAGLDKLAGGCKAAEACFNEILRGFMDKKRYEHPNFWLLD, from the exons ATGGTCTTCCACGTTAAGATATCAGTGAAAAGACTACCCCCCCTGTTAAAAGGCTTAGAGGGTTCTGATTTGAAG GTCCGCTTGGAATCTATTGAAAGTGTGACCAAAATTCTGGAAGAGGCGAACAAACCTATTCTGCCTGCTGGAACTG GAGATCTATTTGGAGCTCTAAAAGGGCGTCCACACGACAGtaacaacattttttttattattgctaCTTTGTCCACAATCGGTGCTCTTACGACTACAATGGACTGCCAGTTGAGAAGTCAGGCAAG GGATCTTTTTAAATGGCTATCAAGAAGACAACTTGCTGGATTG GATAAATTAGCAGGTGGTTGTAAAGCGGCTGAAGCATGCTTTAATGAAATATTGAGAGGGTTTATGGACAAGAAACGGTATGAACATCCAAATTTTTGGTTACTTGATTGA
- the LOC121788763 gene encoding protein MOR1-like isoform X3, whose amino-acid sequence MVFHVKISVKRLPPLLKGLEGSDLKVRLESIESVTKILEEANKPILPAGTGDLFGALKGRPHDSNNIFFIIATLSTIGALTTTMDCQLRSQARIN is encoded by the exons ATGGTCTTCCACGTTAAGATATCAGTGAAAAGACTACCCCCCCTGTTAAAAGGCTTAGAGGGTTCTGATTTGAAG GTCCGCTTGGAATCTATTGAAAGTGTGACCAAAATTCTGGAAGAGGCGAACAAACCTATTCTGCCTGCTGGAACTG GAGATCTATTTGGAGCTCTAAAAGGGCGTCCACACGACAGtaacaacattttttttattattgctaCTTTGTCCACAATCGGTGCTCTTACGACTACAATGGACTGCCAGTTGAGAAGTCAGGCAAG GATAAATTAG
- the LOC121788763 gene encoding protein MOR1-like isoform X2, protein MVFHVKISVKRLPPLLKGLEGSDLKVRLESIESVTKILEEANKPILPAGTGDLFGALKGRPHDSNNIFFIIATLSTIGALTTTMDCQLRSQARDLFKWLSRRQLAGLVSSLDEIKLLKPTASAITVFHYARIN, encoded by the exons ATGGTCTTCCACGTTAAGATATCAGTGAAAAGACTACCCCCCCTGTTAAAAGGCTTAGAGGGTTCTGATTTGAAG GTCCGCTTGGAATCTATTGAAAGTGTGACCAAAATTCTGGAAGAGGCGAACAAACCTATTCTGCCTGCTGGAACTG GAGATCTATTTGGAGCTCTAAAAGGGCGTCCACACGACAGtaacaacattttttttattattgctaCTTTGTCCACAATCGGTGCTCTTACGACTACAATGGACTGCCAGTTGAGAAGTCAGGCAAG GGATCTTTTTAAATGGCTATCAAGAAGACAACTTGCTGGATTGGTGAGTTCCCTTGATGAAATAAAGCTGCTCAAACCCACTGCATCTGCTATCACGGTTTTTCATTATGCAAG GATAAATTAG